One segment of Maridesulfovibrio ferrireducens DNA contains the following:
- a CDS encoding sigma-54-dependent transcriptional regulator: protein MGRILIIDDDVQVCETIESLIVRSGHEGDYAHTLSSGMDKVERVAFDLVFLDISLPDGNGLDFLPRIKGSSGSPEVIILTGKGDDDGAELAIQGGAWDFLVKPSSIKQISLSMSRALAFHNEKKNKAQRVALNLDNIVGKSPEIKSCYDLVAHAAGSDANVLVTGETGTGKELFARTIHDNSRRAQNNFIVVDCASLTENLVESTLFGHKRGSFTGAQADRKGLVPLADKGTLVLDEVGEMSLSVQKSFLRVLQERTYRPVGENREFKSDFRLIAATNRNLEAMVAKGEFRQDLLYRIQTIHITLPPLRDRSGDILELTDFHLRRLRTQYGVPPKVANSDFYDVLENYEWPGNVRQLFNVVEQAFIACGSGNTIYAMHLSDNLRIKMAKSNLKKTEAVVIRDQGRLDYETMEESEKVDTSIDSVVSATVSDLFLSELPSLKVFKGLAEKRYLEELLTRYSGETSVILGVSGLSRSHFYALLKKYEISY from the coding sequence ATGGGTAGAATTCTTATAATAGATGACGATGTGCAGGTTTGCGAAACAATTGAAAGTCTTATTGTTCGATCGGGTCACGAAGGAGATTATGCTCATACTTTGTCCAGCGGTATGGATAAAGTTGAGAGAGTTGCCTTTGATCTCGTTTTTTTAGATATTTCTTTACCGGATGGAAACGGGCTGGATTTTCTGCCGCGCATAAAGGGTTCATCAGGTTCTCCGGAAGTTATTATTCTTACCGGAAAGGGTGATGATGACGGTGCGGAACTCGCTATACAGGGCGGGGCATGGGATTTCCTTGTTAAACCTTCATCAATTAAGCAGATATCTCTTTCCATGAGCAGGGCTTTGGCTTTTCACAATGAGAAGAAAAATAAAGCTCAACGGGTCGCCCTTAATTTAGATAATATTGTCGGTAAAAGTCCCGAAATAAAAAGTTGTTATGATCTTGTAGCTCATGCGGCAGGCTCTGATGCAAATGTGCTGGTAACGGGTGAAACCGGTACAGGTAAAGAGCTTTTCGCCCGTACAATTCATGATAATTCCAGACGCGCACAAAATAATTTTATTGTTGTGGATTGTGCTTCGCTTACCGAAAATCTGGTTGAAAGCACCTTGTTCGGGCATAAGCGGGGATCGTTCACAGGAGCGCAGGCAGACCGTAAGGGGCTAGTTCCTTTAGCAGATAAAGGCACTCTGGTTCTTGACGAAGTAGGGGAGATGTCTCTTTCCGTGCAAAAATCTTTTTTGAGAGTTTTGCAGGAAAGAACGTATCGTCCGGTCGGAGAAAATAGAGAATTTAAAAGTGATTTCAGATTGATAGCTGCTACAAATAGAAATCTTGAGGCGATGGTTGCCAAGGGCGAATTTCGTCAGGATCTTTTATACCGCATCCAGACTATTCATATCACTTTACCGCCGTTAAGGGATAGAAGCGGTGACATACTGGAACTTACTGATTTTCATTTGAGAAGGCTTCGCACTCAGTACGGAGTCCCTCCCAAAGTTGCCAATTCTGACTTTTATGATGTTTTAGAAAATTATGAATGGCCCGGTAACGTCCGTCAATTGTTCAATGTGGTAGAGCAGGCTTTTATTGCATGCGGCAGTGGGAATACTATTTATGCCATGCATTTATCAGATAATTTAAGAATTAAAATGGCAAAATCTAATCTTAAAAAAACTGAAGCCGTTGTAATTCGTGATCAAGGACGACTGGATTACGAAACAATGGAAGAGTCTGAAAAAGTGGACACGTCAATTGATTCTGTTGTTTCAGCGACTGTTTCAGATCTTTTTTTGAGTGAATTGCCATCTCTAAAAGTTTTTAAGGGACTTGCCGAGAAAAGGTATCTTGAAGAACTATTAACTAGGTATAGTGGAGAAACGTCCGTTATCTTAGGTGTTTCTGGTCTTTCTCGTTCGCACTTTTATGCTTTGCTTAAAAAATATGAGATTAGTTATTAG
- the nifJ gene encoding pyruvate:ferredoxin (flavodoxin) oxidoreductase, which translates to MAKIMKTMDGNTATAHVAYAMSDTAAIYPITPSSTMGEVAEEWAAQGRKNIFGQVLNVKQLQSEAGAAGAVHGALAAGALTSTYTASQGLLLMIPNMYKISGELLPGVFHVSARALAAQALSIFGDHQDVMACRQTGFAMLASSSVQECMDIALISHLASIESSVPFMHFFDGFRTSHEIQKIEVIDYEDMAALMDWEAVANFRARGMSPENPSIRGTAQNPDIYYQTREACNPFYEQVPSVVVKCMKRVGDLTGRYYKPFDYVGHPEAERVIVAMGSGCEAIEEVVNHLIAQGERIGLVKVRMYRPFISEYFMQVLPATTTNITVLDRTKEPGAIGDPLYQDICTAFMERGEAPVITAGRYGLGSKEFTPSMVKAVFDNMKATGPKNHFNVGIEDDVAHTSLDMGASLDTTPEGTVQCKFWGLGADGTVGANKQAIKIIGDNTDMYAQGYFAYDSKKSGGITMSHLRFGDKPIQSTYLVTSADFIACHNSSYVHLYDLLEGIKDGGTFLINSPWSAEDMEKELPASMRRTIAEKNLKFFTIDAVKIAAAAGLGGRINMIMQTAFFKLSSVIPFEQAVALLKESIKKAYGKKGDKIVNMNNAAVDQAVANLVEVTYPDSWKDLTDTEETVTDEPDFITDVVRPILGQKGDNLPVSAFEPDGLFPLSTSQFEKRGVAVNVPQWLPENCIQCNQCAFVCPHAAIRPVLAAEEELEGAPKSFVTIAAKGKELSGLKYRMQIYSQDCLGCGNCVDICPAKETALVMKPLATQAPTEIPNLTFAQTIPEKDDLVSRSSVKGSQFQRPLMEFSGACAGCGETPYVKALTQLFGERMVIANATGCSSIWGASAPTTPYCTNKNGHGPAWGNSLFEDAAEFGFGIEMGISHRREKLADLVTEAISEGVPAELEEAMQGWLDNRKNAALSEEFGKKVLQNLFAAPQTDLLFEIADMEELFTKKSFWVFGGDGWAYDIGFGGVDHVLASGEDINIFVMDTEVYSNTGGQASKATPLGSIAKFAASGKSTGKKDLGRIAMTYGYVYVACVSMGANKQQFLKAVQEAEAYPGPSLVIAYAPCINQGIRKGMGKTQLEMKLAVDSGYWPLYRYNPLLADEGKNPFILESKAPDGTMQEFMAGENRYGLLERTNPEASKKYRAKIEKDYNERYDILKYMADAGSSESE; encoded by the coding sequence ATGGCTAAAATTATGAAGACAATGGATGGAAACACTGCAACTGCACACGTAGCATATGCTATGAGTGATACCGCAGCCATCTATCCCATTACCCCATCATCCACCATGGGTGAAGTTGCTGAAGAATGGGCAGCACAGGGCCGCAAAAACATTTTCGGTCAGGTTTTAAATGTAAAGCAGCTTCAGTCTGAAGCAGGTGCCGCCGGAGCAGTTCATGGCGCTCTTGCTGCAGGGGCTCTTACATCAACCTACACAGCGTCGCAGGGTCTCCTGCTCATGATTCCTAACATGTACAAGATCTCCGGTGAGCTTCTCCCCGGTGTTTTTCATGTTTCTGCCCGTGCTCTTGCAGCGCAGGCTCTTTCTATTTTTGGGGATCATCAGGACGTAATGGCTTGTCGTCAGACAGGTTTTGCAATGCTGGCATCAAGCTCCGTACAGGAATGTATGGACATTGCACTTATTTCTCACCTTGCTTCAATTGAGTCCAGTGTTCCATTCATGCATTTCTTTGACGGATTTCGTACTTCTCATGAAATTCAGAAGATTGAAGTCATCGATTATGAAGATATGGCAGCACTCATGGACTGGGAAGCTGTTGCGAATTTCCGCGCCAGAGGCATGAGTCCTGAGAATCCGTCTATTCGCGGAACAGCTCAGAACCCCGATATTTATTACCAGACACGTGAAGCTTGTAATCCTTTCTACGAGCAGGTTCCTTCAGTAGTCGTTAAGTGCATGAAGAGAGTCGGTGATCTCACCGGTCGCTACTACAAGCCTTTTGATTATGTAGGACATCCTGAAGCTGAAAGAGTTATTGTTGCAATGGGTTCCGGTTGTGAAGCAATCGAAGAAGTTGTCAACCACCTGATTGCTCAGGGCGAAAGAATCGGACTTGTTAAAGTTCGCATGTATCGTCCTTTCATCTCTGAATACTTCATGCAGGTTCTTCCTGCTACTACCACAAATATCACTGTTCTTGATCGTACAAAAGAGCCTGGCGCTATTGGTGATCCTTTGTATCAGGATATTTGTACTGCTTTCATGGAACGCGGTGAAGCTCCTGTTATTACTGCCGGCCGTTACGGTCTCGGTTCTAAGGAATTCACACCTAGCATGGTCAAGGCTGTTTTCGACAACATGAAAGCAACCGGTCCTAAGAACCACTTCAACGTTGGAATCGAAGACGACGTAGCTCACACATCACTTGATATGGGTGCTTCTCTCGATACAACTCCTGAAGGAACTGTACAGTGTAAGTTCTGGGGACTCGGAGCTGACGGAACTGTCGGTGCTAATAAGCAGGCTATTAAAATCATCGGTGATAACACTGATATGTACGCACAGGGATACTTCGCTTACGACTCTAAGAAGTCTGGCGGTATCACCATGTCTCATCTGCGTTTCGGTGACAAACCGATTCAGTCCACCTACTTGGTAACAAGCGCGGACTTCATTGCTTGTCATAACTCAAGCTACGTTCACCTTTATGACCTTCTTGAAGGCATTAAAGATGGCGGAACTTTCCTTATCAACTCACCTTGGTCCGCAGAAGATATGGAAAAAGAACTTCCAGCTTCCATGCGCCGCACCATTGCTGAAAAGAACCTCAAGTTCTTCACAATAGATGCTGTTAAAATCGCTGCTGCTGCAGGTCTTGGTGGTCGTATTAATATGATCATGCAGACTGCATTCTTCAAGCTTTCCAGCGTAATTCCTTTTGAGCAGGCTGTTGCTTTGCTTAAGGAATCCATCAAAAAAGCTTACGGTAAAAAAGGCGACAAGATTGTTAATATGAACAATGCAGCAGTCGATCAGGCTGTCGCAAACCTTGTCGAAGTTACCTATCCTGATTCTTGGAAAGACCTCACTGATACAGAAGAGACCGTCACAGATGAACCCGACTTCATTACTGATGTTGTTCGTCCTATATTGGGCCAAAAAGGGGATAACCTGCCTGTTTCCGCTTTTGAACCAGACGGTCTCTTCCCTCTTTCCACTTCTCAGTTTGAAAAGCGCGGCGTAGCAGTAAATGTTCCGCAGTGGCTTCCTGAAAACTGTATTCAGTGTAACCAGTGTGCATTTGTTTGTCCGCACGCTGCAATCCGTCCTGTTCTCGCTGCTGAAGAAGAACTGGAAGGAGCACCGAAAAGTTTTGTAACTATTGCTGCCAAGGGCAAAGAACTCAGCGGCCTTAAGTATCGCATGCAGATTTATTCTCAGGATTGTCTGGGCTGCGGTAACTGTGTTGATATCTGTCCTGCAAAGGAAACAGCACTGGTTATGAAACCTCTTGCAACTCAGGCTCCGACTGAAATTCCTAACCTTACTTTTGCGCAGACTATTCCTGAAAAAGATGACCTGGTCAGCAGATCTTCCGTTAAAGGAAGTCAGTTCCAGCGTCCTCTTATGGAATTCTCCGGTGCATGTGCCGGTTGTGGTGAGACCCCCTACGTTAAAGCTCTCACTCAGCTGTTCGGCGAACGCATGGTTATTGCGAACGCAACAGGTTGTTCCTCAATCTGGGGTGCATCTGCTCCGACTACTCCTTACTGCACAAACAAGAACGGTCATGGTCCTGCATGGGGCAACTCACTGTTTGAAGATGCTGCAGAGTTTGGTTTTGGTATCGAAATGGGTATTTCGCATCGCCGTGAAAAACTTGCAGACCTCGTAACTGAAGCTATCAGCGAAGGTGTTCCTGCCGAGCTGGAAGAAGCAATGCAGGGATGGTTGGACAACCGCAAGAACGCTGCTCTCTCAGAAGAGTTCGGTAAAAAGGTTCTTCAAAATCTTTTCGCTGCTCCTCAGACAGATCTTCTTTTCGAAATTGCTGACATGGAAGAATTGTTCACTAAGAAGTCCTTCTGGGTCTTCGGTGGTGACGGTTGGGCATATGACATCGGTTTCGGCGGCGTGGATCACGTCCTCGCATCCGGTGAAGATATCAATATCTTCGTAATGGATACCGAAGTTTACTCAAACACCGGTGGTCAGGCTTCTAAAGCAACACCGCTCGGATCCATCGCTAAGTTTGCTGCTTCCGGTAAAAGCACAGGTAAAAAAGACCTTGGTCGCATCGCGATGACCTACGGTTATGTATATGTTGCCTGCGTTTCCATGGGAGCTAACAAACAGCAGTTCCTGAAAGCTGTTCAGGAAGCTGAAGCATACCCCGGTCCTTCTTTGGTCATCGCGTACGCGCCTTGTATCAACCAGGGAATCAGAAAGGGTATGGGCAAAACTCAGCTTGAAATGAAGTTGGCTGTAGACAGCGGTTACTGGCCTCTCTACCGCTACAATCCGCTTCTTGCTGATGAAGGTAAGAATCCTTTCATCCTTGAATCTAAAGCTCCTGACGGAACAATGCAGGAATTCATGGCTGGTGAAAACCGTTACGGATTGCTGGAACGTACCAACCCAGAAGCATCAAAAAAATATCGTGCGAAAATCGAGAAAGATTACAACGAACGCTACGATATTTTAAAATATATGGCTGACGCTGGTTCCAGCGAAAGCGAATAA
- a CDS encoding L-lactate permease, with product MTVGILALVALVPIALALILMVGMRWPATKAMPVAWLSCAIGAIAVWNLPAAYVAALTLQGFVTATGILIIVFGAIIILYTLKYSGGMETIQYGFQGITRDPRIQVLIIGYMFAAFIEGAAGFGTPAALAAPLLLSLGFPPLAAVVMCLVFNSFPVTFGAVGTPVIIGFKYLTGLVETAVATGAPGVNFSSMEMFDKLVSQWATLMHLPMIYILPIFMLGFMTRYFGKNRCWSEGFGAWKFCLFSSTAFSVPYLLTAWLVGPEFPSLIGGLVGLGIIIVGAKNGFCMPSTSWSFGPMSEWDAEWTGSVSAENGGEFKAHMSQFRAWTPYVLIGLILVVTRIPELGLKGMLAGVSIPFTNILGFESVNASIKYLYLPGTIPFALVAILTIFIHRIPGDKAALAWKEAIAKMKSPTIALFFAVSIVSIFKGSGIVDAALNPNNYLSMPLALAETVSGLAGQTWPMFASFVGGLGSFITGSNTVSDLLFAEFQWGVASTLNLPHQIIVAAQGVGGAMGNMICIHNIVAGCAVVGLSGMEGAILRRTVWPFLLYGLVVGVVACLMSFVFLPHLF from the coding sequence ATGACTGTAGGAATTCTAGCTCTTGTAGCACTCGTTCCGATTGCTCTTGCCCTGATTTTAATGGTTGGTATGCGTTGGCCTGCAACTAAAGCAATGCCGGTTGCATGGTTATCCTGTGCTATCGGCGCAATCGCTGTCTGGAATCTTCCAGCTGCTTATGTTGCTGCGCTTACTTTGCAAGGTTTTGTAACTGCAACTGGTATTTTAATCATTGTTTTCGGTGCTATTATTATTCTTTATACGCTGAAATACAGTGGTGGTATGGAAACCATTCAGTATGGTTTTCAGGGAATCACTCGTGACCCGCGTATTCAGGTTCTGATTATCGGGTACATGTTTGCCGCATTTATTGAAGGCGCAGCAGGGTTCGGTACTCCGGCAGCTCTCGCCGCACCGCTCCTCTTAAGTCTCGGTTTCCCGCCACTCGCAGCCGTTGTTATGTGTCTGGTTTTCAACTCCTTCCCGGTAACGTTCGGAGCTGTTGGAACACCTGTCATCATCGGTTTCAAGTACCTCACCGGACTTGTTGAAACAGCAGTAGCTACCGGCGCTCCCGGTGTTAATTTCAGCTCAATGGAAATGTTTGATAAGTTGGTCAGTCAGTGGGCAACTTTGATGCATCTTCCTATGATCTATATCCTGCCTATCTTTATGCTCGGTTTCATGACCAGATACTTCGGTAAGAACCGTTGCTGGAGTGAAGGTTTCGGAGCATGGAAATTCTGTTTGTTCTCTTCAACTGCATTCTCAGTTCCCTACCTTTTGACTGCATGGCTTGTAGGACCAGAATTCCCATCTCTCATCGGTGGTCTTGTCGGTCTTGGTATTATCATTGTTGGAGCTAAAAATGGTTTCTGTATGCCTTCCACTTCATGGTCTTTCGGACCTATGTCTGAGTGGGATGCTGAATGGACCGGTTCTGTTTCTGCTGAAAACGGCGGAGAATTCAAAGCTCACATGAGCCAGTTCCGTGCATGGACTCCTTATGTTCTTATCGGTTTGATCCTTGTTGTTACCCGTATTCCTGAACTCGGTCTCAAGGGCATGCTTGCCGGTGTATCTATTCCTTTCACAAACATCCTTGGTTTTGAAAGTGTAAATGCTTCTATTAAATATCTATATCTCCCAGGTACTATTCCTTTTGCTCTTGTAGCTATCCTTACGATCTTCATTCACAGAATTCCCGGCGATAAAGCTGCTCTTGCTTGGAAAGAAGCTATCGCTAAGATGAAGAGCCCTACAATCGCATTGTTCTTTGCTGTTTCAATCGTTTCTATCTTTAAGGGTTCCGGTATTGTTGATGCGGCTCTTAACCCTAACAATTATTTGTCCATGCCTCTTGCATTGGCAGAAACTGTTTCCGGTCTTGCCGGTCAGACATGGCCTATGTTTGCATCCTTTGTTGGTGGACTCGGTTCTTTCATCACAGGTTCAAACACTGTTTCCGATCTTCTTTTTGCAGAATTCCAGTGGGGCGTAGCTTCAACTCTGAATCTGCCTCATCAGATTATCGTTGCAGCACAGGGCGTCGGTGGAGCAATGGGTAACATGATTTGTATCCATAACATCGTTGCCGGTTGTGCGGTTGTCGGATTGTCCGGCATGGAAGGCGCTATTCTTAGACGTACTGTATGGCCTTTCCTGCTTTACGGTCTTGTTGTCGGCGTAGTTGCATGTCTCATGTCCTTCGTATTTTTACCTCACCTGTTCTAG
- a CDS encoding FAD-linked oxidase C-terminal domain-containing protein encodes MSNAKLAKEFEKIVGAEGVLHTEADLHSYSYDSAVLNPAVPSLVIKPTTTAQLGPVTKLCNEHGLPLTVRGAGTNLSGGTIPHPGGIVVLTNGLNKILEINEEDLYAVVEPGVVTAQFAAEVAKRGLFYPPDPGSQAVSTLGGNVAENAGGLRGLKYGVTKDYVMGIDFFDVNGDLIKAGSRTVKCVTGYNLGGLMVASEGTLGVFSNIIFKLVPPPKASKAMMAVFDNIDKASETVAAIIANHIVPCTLELLDHVTIKYVEAFTKAGLPTEAEAILLIEVDGHPAEVADDAQKIVDICNKIGATSVRAAETAAERESLWFARRNALPALARARPTTVLEDATVPRSQIPAMIRGVNKIAEKYNISIGTFGHAGDGNLHPTILCDKRDEAEFHRVEEAVNEIFDVALSLKGTLSGEHGIGMAKSKWMIKETNQATLDYSLRMKKAIDPKGILNPGKIIEAS; translated from the coding sequence ATGTCCAATGCAAAACTGGCAAAAGAATTTGAAAAAATAGTCGGAGCTGAAGGTGTTCTGCATACAGAAGCAGACCTGCATTCATACTCCTACGATTCAGCAGTTCTTAATCCTGCTGTCCCGTCTCTTGTGATTAAGCCTACTACCACAGCACAGCTTGGGCCGGTTACAAAGCTTTGTAATGAGCATGGTCTTCCTTTGACTGTTCGCGGTGCTGGAACAAATCTTTCCGGCGGAACTATTCCTCATCCTGGCGGAATTGTAGTTCTGACCAACGGCCTTAATAAAATTTTAGAAATTAACGAAGAAGACCTTTATGCAGTAGTTGAGCCGGGTGTTGTTACAGCTCAATTTGCAGCAGAAGTCGCAAAACGCGGCCTTTTTTATCCTCCAGATCCAGGCAGTCAGGCTGTTTCCACACTCGGTGGTAACGTTGCTGAAAATGCGGGCGGTCTTCGCGGCCTTAAATACGGCGTTACTAAAGATTACGTTATGGGAATTGATTTCTTTGACGTTAACGGTGACCTCATTAAGGCCGGTTCACGCACAGTTAAATGTGTAACAGGTTACAATCTTGGTGGACTCATGGTTGCTTCTGAAGGCACTCTCGGTGTTTTCAGTAATATCATTTTCAAGCTTGTTCCTCCTCCTAAAGCTTCGAAAGCTATGATGGCTGTCTTTGACAATATCGATAAAGCTTCTGAAACAGTTGCTGCTATTATCGCAAATCATATCGTTCCTTGTACTCTCGAACTGCTTGATCACGTTACTATTAAATATGTTGAAGCTTTCACTAAAGCGGGTCTTCCAACCGAAGCTGAAGCTATTCTTTTGATCGAAGTTGATGGTCATCCTGCTGAAGTTGCTGATGATGCTCAAAAGATTGTTGATATTTGTAATAAAATCGGTGCTACTTCTGTTCGTGCGGCTGAAACAGCAGCAGAACGTGAAAGTCTCTGGTTTGCTCGTCGTAATGCACTTCCTGCTCTTGCACGCGCACGGCCTACAACAGTTCTTGAAGATGCAACTGTTCCCCGCAGTCAGATTCCTGCAATGATTCGCGGAGTTAATAAGATTGCTGAAAAGTATAACATTTCTATCGGAACTTTCGGACATGCCGGTGACGGTAATCTTCATCCGACAATTCTTTGTGATAAAAGAGATGAAGCCGAGTTCCATCGCGTAGAAGAAGCAGTTAATGAGATCTTTGATGTGGCGCTTTCTCTTAAAGGAACACTCTCCGGTGAGCATGGAATAGGAATGGCTAAATCCAAATGGATGATAAAAGAAACTAATCAGGCAACTCTTGATTATTCTCTCCGTATGAAGAAAGCCATTGACCCTAAGGGTATTCTTAATCCCGGCAAAATCATTGAGGCTAGCTAA
- a CDS encoding (Fe-S)-binding protein, whose amino-acid sequence MSDVKKLAKQLMELDDQMVACMKCGMCQAVCPVFAETMQEADVTRGKIALLEKLAHEMIKDPDQVNEKLNRCLLCGSCAANCPSGVKIMDIFIKARVIVTTYKGLSSAKKFIFKGLLTRPKLFNFLTDMSAKFQGPFEKVADEAAGTASCALLNPLLGERHFMPLAKRPFRKDYPSVDTPRGASGLKVAFFPGCVVDKMYPHVGHAAMDVLKYHGVGVFLPKGQACCGIPTLASGDQESFITLMKQNIKAFEEGNFDYLVTPCATCTATIKETWIKMIEDENPVFIEKVKDLADKTMDITAFLVDVVGVTLPAEPKKSDRTVTYHDPCHLAKSLGVTEQPRALLKKSDKYEFKEMNEANRCCGCGGSFNLFHYDLSKSIGQRKADNVRAVGAEVVATSCPACMMQLGDMLSQSGGGIEVRHVLEIYADAIKK is encoded by the coding sequence ATGTCTGACGTTAAAAAATTAGCTAAACAACTTATGGAGCTGGACGACCAAATGGTCGCTTGCATGAAGTGCGGTATGTGTCAGGCTGTTTGTCCTGTCTTTGCTGAAACCATGCAGGAAGCTGATGTTACTCGCGGTAAGATCGCTCTTCTTGAGAAGCTTGCTCATGAAATGATTAAAGATCCTGATCAGGTTAACGAGAAGCTTAACAGATGTCTGCTTTGCGGATCATGCGCTGCGAACTGTCCAAGTGGTGTTAAGATCATGGACATTTTCATTAAGGCGCGTGTTATCGTAACAACCTATAAGGGTTTGTCTTCTGCTAAAAAGTTTATTTTTAAGGGACTTCTGACTCGTCCGAAATTGTTTAACTTTCTGACTGACATGAGTGCTAAGTTTCAGGGGCCTTTTGAGAAAGTCGCTGATGAAGCAGCCGGAACAGCAAGCTGTGCTCTTTTGAATCCGTTGCTCGGTGAGCGTCATTTTATGCCGCTTGCAAAGCGTCCGTTCAGAAAAGATTATCCCAGCGTTGATACTCCTCGCGGAGCAAGCGGCCTTAAAGTTGCTTTTTTCCCGGGATGTGTCGTTGATAAAATGTATCCTCATGTAGGACATGCCGCAATGGATGTTCTAAAGTATCATGGTGTGGGTGTTTTTCTTCCTAAGGGACAGGCATGTTGCGGAATCCCGACTCTGGCTTCCGGAGATCAGGAATCATTCATCACACTTATGAAACAGAATATAAAAGCTTTTGAAGAAGGCAATTTCGATTATCTTGTTACTCCATGTGCAACTTGTACTGCAACTATTAAAGAAACATGGATTAAGATGATCGAGGATGAGAATCCTGTCTTTATAGAAAAAGTTAAAGATCTTGCTGACAAGACTATGGATATCACTGCATTTTTAGTTGATGTTGTGGGAGTGACTTTGCCTGCAGAACCTAAGAAAAGTGACAGGACTGTGACGTATCACGACCCTTGTCATCTTGCAAAATCTCTTGGAGTTACTGAGCAGCCCCGTGCATTGCTTAAAAAAAGTGATAAATATGAGTTTAAAGAGATGAATGAAGCCAACCGTTGCTGTGGTTGCGGTGGTAGTTTCAATCTATTCCATTACGATTTATCGAAAAGTATAGGCCAGCGTAAAGCTGATAATGTAAGAGCCGTCGGTGCAGAAGTTGTTGCCACCTCATGTCCTGCATGTATGATGCAGCTTGGTGACATGCTTTCGCAGTCCGGTGGTGGAATTGAAGTACGGCATGTGTTAGAAATTTATGCCGATGCAATAAAAAAATAG